From the genome of Chionomys nivalis chromosome 9, mChiNiv1.1, whole genome shotgun sequence:
TCTTTCTAGTGCAGTTTTTTCCTTGTAAAATAACTCCAACTGCTCAATCTTTGATGAGGTCCTCTCATTTCACGGCTGGATTTATTTAATACTAGTGTTTTTTTGCACAAATCAATtaataattagttttattttacactttattttcatttcttttgagacattatGTAGCTGGAACTGGTCTCAAAAACTCACTGTGTGTTGTTGAAGATgcccttgatcctcctgcccccagctTTTGAGTGCCGAGATTACAGCTGTGGCCATCATTCCCAGTCCCATTCCCTATGCTAGGGCTTGAGCCCAGGGcttcaagcatgctaggcaagccccaATGGAGCTACCCCCTCTACGCTACAGCAGAGGTATCTCCATTTCCTTGTAGAAAAGAGGGAACAGATTCTTAAGAAGGAAGCCACCACCTCAGAGTCTACCAACTGGTTTGGGAAACAGACAGATTTCAAGTCCAGGGTATAGATTCTGACGTTCCTGTTAGTCTCATAAACCACTGTGCTGTTAACTCTTGTAATCCACGGCACTCCCAAGGGAGCGTTTACGAAGGCTGAGTTTGGGATGTAGTGCCCGTAGAGAATGTGAGATGGTAGGACCTTCCTAAATCCCTAGAGGGGACAGCTCCTTCCATGGCCTTCTGTCTGGTCTCTACCTGGAACCGTGAGTCTGATTCAGGTGTCCTTGTTTTCACCCTGGATTAGGGAACCCTGAAAGGTGCTGGAAATCTCAGGGTGCCTGCCGCGAAGAATGCACCAAGAATGaaaagttctacatcttgtgcTGGAGTGGCAAAATGTGCTGTGTGAAGCCCCAGAAGGTGCCGCAGCTGTCCCGGGATTTGGACTAGCCCTGCAAAGCCCGAGGTGACAAAAACGAAAGTGGACCCACCCGGAGTCTCACCTCGGCTGTTTCCCGAGCTTCATTAAATCTGCGCTGTCTGACTTCCGTGTTTGCCTCTTTGTGTGCGTAACCAGACGTCAGCAGAAGGCACGTGGTAAAAGGGTGCATTCGTGCGTTTAGTTCACCTTTCCTAGGAGTTCCGTGTCTGTGGGGTTAACTAATGTGGGGAACATATTCAGAGCAAGTGTCATCTTTACTGGTGCAGGCTACCTTTTCGCGTTGTTTGTAAATGATATATTCAAGAACTATATGCATGGCATTTACACTGTATTAGGAATTACAAGTAATCTAGACATGATGTAAGTATAGTGGTCTATGGTTCTGCAATCCCTGAAAATGCCAAAATATGTGTACCCCCAATTCTCTCACGTACAGTATTATACTGTTTGTGTGTAACCTATCCACACCCCCAGGTGCTTAATTTCTTAGATATATTATTAGTGTATATTGGTTGTGCAAGATTCTGGActttattgtgacattttcacCTGACATACAGTATGTTTTCACCCTCACTTATTTCTTACACTTTTCCCCGTACCCCTTTTACTTCCCTAATAACCCTTTTAATAtatgtgtcatttttattttcttcttatgatTCCACACACGAGAGAAAGCATGTTTGTCTTCCCAAACCTAGCTTGTTTTCACTTAACAAGACAATCTCTCCCGCTTCCCATTCTCCTTTAAATGAAATGGTTTGATCCCTCATGATTGACAAACACTTCATTGTCTATGTAGtccacagccccacccccacttccttaCATTTGGTTTCTGACATAAGGTCTTACTCTGTGAATacaggctaccctggaactcactctgcaattCAAGGTGCCTTGAACGTATGGCACgcatcctgcttcagcctctaaGGTGTGGCAATTGCCAGTATGATGTCTTCATGGCTGGGCTACCGTGTGCAGGACTGTGATAACCACAGATACGCAGGTAGCAGTAGCACTGCTGATCTATCTTCCTGCGGATTGTGGTCAGGACTAGGATGTTGTTTCAGCTCTATTTATAATTGTTTGCAGAAGTTTCATATGTATTTCAGTGAAAATGTAACTTATATTCTCAGAAGCAGGATTTAAGAATTCTgtttcccttccaccctctccaggattttatttttcttcaatgattgcattttcttttgggggaggcAGTGTTtaattcagggtttctctgtgtaacagccctagctgtcctggaactcactttgtagagtgggctggccttgaactcatagagatctgcctgcctctgcctcctgagtattgtgccaccaccatctggctgatTGCCATTTTTAATACAGAATGGAGAGATGTCTGCAAGTTATTTGTCTGACAGAGGATTtgtatccagaatatataaataactcaaaaagaacaaaaatgaccaataattacatgaaaaaatgaccaacatctttagccatcagggaagtgCAAACTCAAGTCCCTCGTGTGTTCTGTCATCTCTGTTACTTGTCAGGTCCGATGCAATGGAAACACACATAAGTAATGTCTAAATGACCGTATATACATCCAGGAAAGCTGGACCTACTACATATTAGGGGCAGCGCAAGCTTTTAATCTCGGCCATTCCCTAACACGTCTTTAAAGGGTTAATGAAGTCGAAAGGTCAAGTAAAGCCTTGAGTACTTAAGCCGTATGGTGATGACAGACACCTGCGTTGTAAAGGATTAGATTAGCACAACTGGTTAGCACGCCCCTCCATCCGGTGCTAGCAGCTTCTCCTTGCTTCTGTGACCAAGGgcttgacaagaagcaacttgagGGGAAAAGGGGTTTAGGAGACACTCAGTCATGGAGAGGAAGACATCACTGGTCAAACGGCAGCTATAGTCCACAAGCAGTGTGAGGTGAGTGTTGATATTCACTTCCTTCTCCCCAAGGCAGCTGCCTCGTTTTTAGTGTGGGACTCCACGGGATGACGCCACTCACATGCAGGATGAACCTTTCATCCTCAGTTAAGGCTCTCTGGAGACTCCCTTAGAGACGCATCCATTATCCCTCCTCAATGCCCTGTGCTTCCTTAATCCAGTAAAGTTGGCACTCAAAATTAACCCTCACAGTGTATGCTCATCCACCTGACATCCAAACCCACAGCTTTTAGCCGTTACATTCCTTCTCTGGTCCTCAAAGCCTCATGACCATGTCATGAAGCAAAACGTGTTCAGTTTATCTGCAAGAGTCCCTGAAACCGAACCCAAGTGTGCTTGCCAAGTCTGCTGACCTGTATTTGGTCCCCAGGATCCACACGACAGGAGGCAAGGAGCAACTTCCCCCGGCAGACCTCTGGCTTTCATGCTCGAACTTAGCACAGGCATGCACattaacaaacaacaaagaaataaacgTAAATTAACTTTTGAGCAGActtttctgccctgctctgtaTCCATTTGCAGCTCAGCTGGGGCTATGGCTCCATGTTGTCTCACCTGTAAAATCCTGACCGAAGAGTTTTGCTGTTTGGTGCTGATGCTGTAGGAGAAGCACCAGCTCTGGAGAGCTTCCCTGTCAGCCACCCGGTCTGATCCTGGTGATACCACAGTTCACTAGTAACAACAGTGTCATGGCCACATCCAACCACGAGAGGACCAGAGTGCCACCCTGCACTAGGCTTAGGAGTCCAGAATTACCATATAACAAAAGCCCCAAGAATGGCTGAAATCTCAGCTCTGTATGCCTCTACGCAGGAGAAAATTCTGGAGGCGATCTCTAGTTGGTATTTATTTAACAGCCATTTCTTGAGTATTTTTCAAAGGTTATGGAGCttgttttaaaatgcttgttttgctggatgtggtggtagcccttgggaggtagaggcaggaagatcaggaatttgaggccaacaGGGCCATTGAGACATTGTCACAAAACAACCAGACTCAAGAAACAGCTTGTTTTAGGACAGAAACTCTCAAgtccttcccctccccagcaTCTTTGTCCTCGGCCCACAGGCAACTGGGCATAAGTTGATTGTCTGCttctctattttttctatttgcttttaCAGTGGCTGGGCAGTTTTTATGGGTCTAAGTTAGAAAAGTCCGCACCTAGAAGAGGAAAAGCATTATCTGCCCCGGGAGGTGAGTAGCTGCTTctgggggaagaagacaaaggaagTATTAAGGAGTGAAGTCTCCGGTTGGGGAGGCCGAAGTGGTGATAGGAAGTCAGAGGAGGACGGTCAGAGGGCCAGGGAGTGTAAGAAAGTGATAATCTCCGGAATGTGCCCAAATAAAATGTTAGCATCATTGTCTCCCATCTTCCACAGGGCCCCAACAATTACTCTGTATCCACTCCAGACCACAAAAAGGGGtggggtggccttgaattcaattCTGGGTAAGCAATCTGAGCCTTAGACTTTCAATACTTTTCAATGTCCAAATTGAATTTGAAGATGTGCAGTTAGGAGTGTGTCTCTGATACTGGGTCTGAACTACACTGACAAGGGACAGAAGCCAGGGGGACACTAGGAAAGGAGAGGGACCAGCAGCAGAGATGCTGAGGAGTCAGGAAGGTGAGCTCTGATTGTTAGTGGCGGCAGTGGTTAGCTTCCagggccctgactgtcctagaaggttggtcttgaacttacaaagacccacatgcctcagcctcctgagtgctgggattaaaagtgcggGTCAGTCAGGTCAGAGTCTTTAGCACCTTTTATAGTGGGAGATGAGTGTCCtttccacaaacacacaaagggCAGATAACTCCAGACGGAAAGGATGTCAGAGTCGAGTTTGAAGAGGAACCCATGGCCACTGAGACAACAGTGCTACCAGCTTTGCCCGAGCCAGGCCTAGCATGGCTGCCTTGGACACAGCAACAAAGGCTGACTATCGGGGTACCGTTACTCTTGGGAAACTTTCAGGCTAATGCTTTCTAAAATGTCATCCCTTGGCCACATGTCTCATTGCACCCTAGTCCTAGCCAAGGGtgatccccccctcccccctttttgcCATCCTGGGTATAAAACCCAGGACCCTTGGCCTACCTCGCACTAGGCACCACTGTGAACTACCACTTGGGCCCCAGACGGCAGCTTCTCTCACTAAAGACAAGGTGTTCTTGTCTTTAGACCAAGActggtgtgtttttgttttttttttacattctttttatctgttctttgtgtctttcacaacatgcatctcaatcccattcatttccccgtCCCTtcgcatctgccctctgcccttgcaacccctCTCCCcgataaagtaaaatttaagaggaaaaaaaggaaaagaggaaaaacctcgccatggaagctgcagtgtgacacagtgagtcacacagtaaacagTTTTGTCCCCGTGTCTTCACTTGCAAGTGTTCCTGGTCTgcttcgaggcctctggtttctgctacacttgATGCTGGGTGCTAGCAGGGACTCCTCTTGGGtatcctgttgctgccctgtgtcgtggagatcctgcagctttggatctctGGGACCAGTCCCTGCATATGCTTCAGCAGCTACAGacggggtggatgttggggtgggccaactcataaccctggttctggtcCTGGATAGGTGCAGGGTTGGATCCCACCAGCTCTCCCTTgacctcaccaccagggtgagctgtCCAGCATTGCCCCAGCTAGTTCACCCCTCCCCACAATAAGCAAGGGGTGGGGctagttctcctgctttcacaccCTCAGGGTTAGCTCCTACACCTGGGCTGTCAGGGTCAGCTCTGTTGTGCTGCCCAGgcgagttgggggaggggcactcTCCTGAGTGccgcagctggtgaggggcagggacagctcttctGCTCTTAAGACTTCAGGGTCAGCTCTTCCACTTCCACGGGCAGTGAAGAATAGGAATGggggagggcatctctcccctgcccatACCACCACTtggcagatgaggggtggggccGGATTTCCCACGCTCACGTTCTCAGGGCTGGTTCACCAGTACCCCTGTCAATAGCATCAGggctgcagctggtaagggggAGAGTCCACTCCCTCGCCCACCACAGGTGGTAGGGGCAAGGAAGTAGGGCATCGTTCCCTTGCCCTCTCCACCAAGTGGCAGACGCAGGGGGTATGGTCAGCTGTTCCACTCCCCtaccctcagggccagctcagcCGAGCCTCTGCCAGCTGggtcagctccaccatgctgccCAGGAGAGCAGCAGGGTCCACTTTCCCCAGAGTTGCAGGTGgcaaggggtgaggggaggagggcgtctttccctcacccatgaCACCACATGGCACACGAGAGGGGCGCGACCTGCTCTAAAGATTGGTgtgtattggggctggagagatggctcagaggttaagctgactgctcttccagaggtcctgagttcaattcccagcaaccacatggtggctcacaaccatctgtaatgagatctgctgttctcttctggcatgcaagcatacatggaaggaatgttgtatacataataaataaataaatcttaaaaaaaagattagtgTGTATTAATAAGACTGTGAACGTGTgtttactgtgttttttttttttaaaatagtgcgGAAAAGGGACAAACTAATAATTTAACAGAGGGGCGGAAGATAGCTTAGTGGTGTTCacggcacttgctgctcttgccgaCGTCCTGGATTccaatcccagcattcacatgcgagctcacaaccctctggaactccagctccaggggttcagacaccctcttctggcctcttctggtgccaggcaagcacacagtgcacgtacatatattcaggcaacacacacacataaaataaacacaaacagatCCTTACAAGACTGTTGTGCAGTATTTGCCTGggatttttctctattttgtttgaGTGGGCATCGTGAAAACATCATCCTTTCCTGCTCTGTCTGAAGGAGAAGTCAGACCTTGTGTTCTGAGTggtcttccttttttaaatgggaaactgaaaatgtgtgtatgtgtgtgtgcggtgcgtgtatgtgtgcatgtgtatgtgtgtgcatgggcgtgtacatgtgtatgtgtgcgtgcgcacacgtgcacatgttCCAGGAGTAGCCAAGAAGACTGTTCCTTGCCTGCCCACTGTCTTCGTTAGGAAGATCTAGGCACAAGGAAGCTGTTTCAGGTGGATGTCCTCTCAGGCACGACCGCCTGATCAGGGATTCTCAAAAAGGAATTGTCAGCTTCAGGTTGTCCTGTGGGCTGTGGCTGCATCTGTGGGGGATGCCCttcactgatgtgggaaggtccatCCCAAATGCGGATGGCATGGTC
Proteins encoded in this window:
- the LOC130881041 gene encoding beta-defensin 122-like, which encodes MRTAVLAMALLLLSQVIPGNPERCWKSQGACREECTKNEKFYILCWSGKMCCVKPQKVPQLSRDLD